A stretch of the Teredinibacter haidensis genome encodes the following:
- a CDS encoding DMT family transporter, translated as MIRLPTGVLYAISAAFLFGVSTPFAKLLLEHMSPVMLGGVLYLGSGIGLLVIRLHRDKRWVSPGLPKSEWPWLIGAIVFGGCLGPVLLMLGLSQTSGSSASLLLNVEAVLTAVIAWIIFKENADRRIVIGMIAIVLGGVIVSWSSAAMEGTNGTWQGPIYIVGACLCWAIDNNLTRKVSASDALFVAGSKGFAAGFVNCSIALSLGFQIPAFSTLFTGALLGFLGYGLSLVLFVLSLRHLGTARTGAYFSTAPFLGAAVSIELLNEPTSLLFWLAAICMAVGVWLHLTENHDHTHTHEPLEHSHPHRHDGHHEHEHEFGWDGAEPHIHKHQHAPVTHKHPHYPDIHHRHEH; from the coding sequence GTGATCCGATTGCCCACTGGCGTGCTGTACGCAATCAGTGCGGCTTTTTTGTTTGGCGTCAGCACGCCATTTGCCAAGCTGTTATTGGAGCACATGTCCCCCGTAATGCTGGGTGGTGTGCTGTACTTAGGCAGCGGCATAGGTTTGCTTGTCATTCGGCTACACAGGGACAAACGTTGGGTCTCCCCAGGTTTGCCAAAGAGTGAATGGCCTTGGCTGATCGGTGCAATCGTGTTTGGTGGTTGTTTGGGGCCGGTATTGCTAATGCTAGGGCTTTCGCAAACCAGTGGTTCATCAGCCTCTCTTTTGTTGAATGTGGAGGCGGTTCTTACGGCCGTTATCGCCTGGATCATTTTTAAAGAAAACGCCGATCGCCGAATTGTCATCGGTATGATAGCGATTGTCCTCGGTGGCGTTATCGTATCGTGGTCTTCAGCAGCTATGGAGGGGACGAATGGCACATGGCAAGGGCCGATTTATATTGTCGGCGCATGCTTATGCTGGGCCATCGATAATAATCTTACGCGAAAGGTTTCTGCATCCGATGCACTGTTTGTTGCGGGCAGTAAAGGATTTGCCGCTGGTTTCGTCAACTGTAGCATCGCGTTATCACTGGGCTTTCAGATACCGGCATTCTCAACATTATTTACGGGAGCTTTACTCGGATTTTTGGGTTACGGTCTTAGTCTCGTACTGTTTGTGCTTTCATTGCGGCATCTGGGGACGGCAAGAACAGGCGCTTATTTTTCAACGGCGCCGTTTCTTGGTGCGGCGGTATCCATTGAGCTGCTCAACGAACCAACTTCGCTACTGTTTTGGTTGGCTGCAATCTGCATGGCCGTGGGAGTATGGTTACATTTAACGGAAAATCACGATCATACGCATACGCACGAACCGCTTGAACACAGCCACCCACATCGGCACGACGGTCATCACGAGCATGAACATGAGTTTGGTTGGGATGGAGCTGAACCGCACATACATAAGCACCAGCATGCTCCAGTGACCCATAAACACCCGCATTATCCCGATATCCATCATCGACATGAGCATTGA
- a CDS encoding TolC family protein has product MAAETPRNELTLRQTVELSLQSHPILASYQYRVKSANAQAQQAAIGEKPEINLTLEDALGTGEQTGLDNAQSTLSISWVLQGGLLDQRVKSAQSKADVLEIERDIQRYDVAAQTAHAFLTVLAYQERLVVAKNAQQHAIQILREIQKRVDAGRSPSADKLQAEVNLERRELEVEDIQHELTSAKKVLASQWGSASVDFLRVNGALTLNEQVINYDTLESGINNNPQVRYFLTQQRVIDTEITLVREEVKNRWRFNTGVRRYEATEDYGLIFGVSLPLGKSTRNRHQISALSAEQARYIADARAKEIQLSTQLYVLYEELQHSYHLNNALTQKILPRLERALVETQKAYSLGKYSYREWYALQNEVLDTRMELIDVRLKAHNNLTEIERLTGLNLMGLNLMGTSSAKEFENNGDNQ; this is encoded by the coding sequence ATGGCAGCTGAAACTCCTCGGAACGAATTGACGCTCCGGCAAACGGTAGAACTTAGTTTGCAAAGCCACCCAATACTTGCGTCTTATCAATACCGCGTAAAGAGTGCCAATGCGCAGGCCCAACAAGCCGCTATTGGTGAAAAGCCGGAAATCAATCTAACGCTTGAAGATGCGCTCGGTACCGGCGAACAAACGGGACTCGACAATGCGCAATCAACACTCAGCATCAGTTGGGTTTTACAGGGTGGCCTGCTTGATCAGCGCGTCAAGTCTGCCCAGTCCAAGGCTGACGTACTGGAAATTGAACGTGACATTCAACGCTACGATGTTGCAGCGCAAACGGCACATGCGTTTTTAACGGTGCTGGCCTATCAGGAAAGATTAGTTGTGGCTAAAAATGCACAGCAACACGCCATTCAAATACTCAGAGAAATACAAAAACGGGTGGATGCTGGGCGCTCTCCGTCTGCTGATAAGTTGCAAGCTGAGGTTAATTTGGAGCGACGTGAACTTGAGGTAGAAGATATTCAGCATGAATTAACGTCGGCTAAAAAGGTACTGGCATCGCAATGGGGAAGCGCTAGTGTCGATTTTCTTAGGGTTAACGGAGCGCTAACGCTAAACGAACAAGTCATCAACTATGACACCTTGGAGAGCGGGATAAATAATAACCCTCAAGTGCGATATTTTTTAACGCAACAACGGGTTATCGACACTGAAATCACCTTGGTGCGTGAAGAGGTAAAAAATCGTTGGCGATTTAATACCGGGGTCCGACGATACGAGGCGACAGAAGATTACGGTTTAATATTTGGCGTATCCCTGCCGCTGGGTAAATCCACACGCAACCGGCATCAAATTTCGGCACTTAGCGCAGAGCAAGCTCGTTACATCGCTGATGCTCGCGCTAAAGAGATTCAATTGTCTACCCAGCTGTATGTGCTTTACGAAGAGCTTCAGCACAGCTATCACCTCAACAACGCACTTACACAGAAAATATTGCCGCGCCTGGAGCGAGCGCTTGTTGAAACACAAAAAGCCTACTCGCTGGGAAAATACAGCTACAGAGAGTGGTATGCCCTACAAAACGAAGTCTTGGATACAAGAATGGAATTGATCGACGTACGCTTAAAAGCGCACAACAATTTGACGGAAATTGAGCGTTTAACTGGGCTGAATTTAATGGGGCTGAACTTAATGGGAACGTCATCTGCAAAAGAATTTGAAAACAACGGGGATAACCAATGA
- a CDS encoding efflux RND transporter permease subunit produces the protein MLEYLIQFAIQRRALIMVAVLAISGLGIWNFTKLPIDAVPDITNVQVMINTEAPGYTPQEIEQRVTFPIETAMAGLPNLQYTRSVSRYGLSQVTIIFSDDTDIYFARQLVNERLSSARSNLPRLLEPELGPIATGLGEIFMFTVDAETGAVNKDGSLVTPTDLRSVHDWIIRPQLLRVPGVVEVNPIGGYKREILVAFEPEKLLAFELTQQDVIQAIQNNNQNRGVGFVEHNGAQWLLRVPGQKETLNDIGNIVIRSNQGVPLRIKDIANIEEGKELRSGAATQNGREVVMSTVFMLVGENSRTVAKAVAEKLDEIKQGLPEGVTATAVYDRTTLVDKTLKTVQTNLLEGALLVIVILFFLLGNVRAALLTAAVIPIAMLMTVTGMVHAGVSANLMSLGALDFGLLVDGAIIIVENCLRRLSHASSPGKTLDTKERFDIVFHATREVIRPALFGVFIITAVYLPIFALTGVEGKMFHPMALTVVIALLCSIVLSITFVPACVALLFKKPVTEKDSGIIKVSRSVYEPLLNIALKARWMVVATALVLVVGSAWLATRLGSEFVPNLDEGDIAMHALRIPGTSLSQSIALQKTLEANITDLPEVAHIFSKIGTPDIATDPMPPSVADTFIMLKPRSEWPDQNKTKTQVVDDLAALVEPIPGNRYEFLQPIQMRFNELLSGVRAELAIKIFGDNFEQLDKLGNDIQKAISSVEGIADVQMEKTTGLPIMTVLPKIDVLAQYGLAVSELQDQLAIALGGEVAGQFYQGDRRTDIVVRLPEARRTDMDRLKYLPIQLSNDSAVPLQELATMELVEGFNQINRENGKRRVFVTANVRGRDLGSFVADIQAKIKDSVDIPVGYWVEYGGTYQKLQSASKRLTLVVPITLIMIVGLLFLALGSFKDALIIFTGVPLALTGGVLFLVMRDIPFSISAAVGFIALSGIAILNGLVMVSFIRELIHDGLSVEKAIIEGALTRLRPVLTTALVASLGFVPMALNTGIGSEVQRPLATVVIGGIISSTLLTLFVLPVLYRLVHRDKQLLNHA, from the coding sequence ATGCTTGAATATTTGATTCAATTTGCTATCCAGCGTCGGGCCTTAATTATGGTGGCCGTGCTGGCCATCAGTGGTTTGGGCATTTGGAATTTTACCAAATTACCCATTGATGCTGTTCCCGATATCACCAACGTGCAGGTGATGATCAACACAGAGGCTCCCGGCTATACACCACAAGAGATTGAGCAACGGGTGACGTTTCCCATTGAAACCGCAATGGCAGGCTTGCCCAACCTGCAATACACACGCTCGGTTTCTCGTTATGGGCTTTCACAAGTCACCATTATTTTTAGTGATGACACCGACATTTACTTTGCTCGGCAGTTGGTGAATGAGCGCCTATCCAGCGCACGATCCAATCTTCCTCGCTTGCTGGAACCGGAATTAGGCCCTATCGCCACTGGCTTGGGTGAAATCTTTATGTTTACGGTGGACGCCGAAACCGGTGCAGTCAATAAAGATGGTTCACTGGTAACGCCCACGGATTTGCGTTCTGTACACGACTGGATAATTCGACCTCAATTGCTACGCGTACCAGGTGTGGTCGAAGTGAATCCTATCGGCGGTTACAAGCGCGAAATTCTAGTGGCTTTTGAACCTGAAAAGCTACTGGCGTTCGAGTTGACCCAACAGGATGTCATTCAGGCGATTCAAAATAACAATCAAAATCGTGGTGTTGGCTTTGTTGAACACAACGGCGCGCAATGGTTGTTACGTGTTCCGGGGCAAAAAGAAACGCTCAACGACATCGGAAATATTGTGATTCGCAGCAATCAAGGTGTACCGCTGCGCATTAAAGACATTGCCAATATTGAAGAGGGGAAAGAATTACGCAGCGGCGCAGCCACGCAAAACGGTCGCGAAGTGGTGATGAGCACCGTATTTATGTTGGTCGGTGAAAACAGTCGCACAGTGGCCAAAGCCGTGGCAGAAAAACTGGATGAAATTAAACAGGGCTTGCCAGAAGGCGTTACTGCAACGGCCGTTTATGATCGCACCACGCTGGTCGATAAAACCTTAAAAACGGTTCAAACCAATTTACTTGAAGGCGCATTGCTCGTCATCGTCATATTATTCTTTTTACTGGGCAATGTGCGCGCTGCCTTATTGACTGCAGCAGTCATTCCGATCGCTATGTTAATGACAGTGACAGGTATGGTGCATGCCGGTGTCAGTGCCAATTTAATGAGTCTGGGCGCCCTGGATTTTGGTTTGCTCGTAGATGGGGCCATCATCATTGTAGAAAATTGTTTGCGACGCCTCAGTCATGCGTCTTCTCCCGGCAAAACCTTGGACACAAAAGAACGCTTTGACATTGTTTTTCATGCAACACGCGAAGTGATTCGTCCCGCGTTATTCGGGGTATTTATTATCACAGCCGTTTACTTGCCGATTTTTGCGCTGACGGGTGTGGAAGGAAAAATGTTCCACCCCATGGCCTTGACCGTCGTGATCGCATTACTTTGCTCGATTGTATTGTCGATTACTTTTGTTCCGGCCTGTGTCGCATTATTGTTCAAAAAACCTGTCACAGAAAAAGACAGTGGCATTATTAAAGTATCGCGTTCTGTTTATGAGCCATTACTGAACATAGCGTTAAAGGCGCGCTGGATGGTAGTGGCGACGGCACTTGTATTGGTGGTGGGTTCGGCTTGGCTGGCTACGCGCTTGGGCAGCGAGTTTGTGCCCAATTTGGATGAGGGCGATATTGCGATGCACGCGCTTCGCATTCCTGGCACTTCGCTCAGCCAATCCATAGCGCTGCAAAAAACCTTAGAAGCTAACATTACAGATCTGCCAGAAGTTGCGCATATTTTTTCAAAAATTGGTACGCCTGACATTGCCACCGATCCCATGCCTCCCAGCGTAGCTGATACATTTATTATGCTTAAACCACGCAGTGAATGGCCTGACCAGAATAAAACCAAAACTCAAGTTGTGGACGATTTAGCCGCATTGGTGGAACCTATTCCCGGCAACCGATACGAGTTTTTACAGCCCATTCAGATGCGATTTAATGAGTTGCTATCAGGTGTCCGTGCAGAGTTGGCCATCAAAATATTCGGGGATAATTTTGAGCAGTTAGACAAGTTGGGTAACGATATTCAAAAAGCTATTTCCAGTGTAGAAGGTATTGCCGATGTGCAAATGGAGAAAACTACCGGCTTACCGATTATGACCGTGCTGCCCAAAATCGATGTGTTGGCGCAGTACGGCTTAGCCGTGAGTGAATTGCAGGACCAGCTGGCCATTGCATTGGGTGGTGAAGTCGCAGGCCAATTTTATCAAGGCGACCGACGCACGGATATTGTAGTGCGTTTACCGGAAGCGCGTCGAACGGATATGGATCGCTTAAAGTACCTACCCATTCAGCTATCTAACGACAGCGCTGTTCCCTTACAGGAATTAGCAACAATGGAGCTTGTGGAAGGCTTTAATCAAATCAATCGTGAAAATGGCAAGCGCCGTGTCTTTGTTACTGCCAATGTGCGCGGGCGTGATTTGGGTTCTTTTGTGGCAGACATTCAAGCAAAGATTAAAGACTCCGTAGACATTCCAGTGGGCTATTGGGTGGAGTACGGTGGTACCTACCAAAAGCTGCAATCGGCTTCAAAGCGTTTAACATTGGTGGTGCCGATCACGCTAATCATGATTGTAGGCTTGTTATTTCTCGCTCTGGGATCATTCAAAGATGCCCTCATTATTTTTACCGGTGTGCCACTTGCACTCACCGGCGGCGTTCTGTTTTTGGTGATGCGTGATATCCCGTTTTCTATTTCCGCAGCGGTTGGCTTTATTGCTTTGTCGGGTATCGCTATTTTAAACGGCTTGGTGATGGTGTCGTTTATTCGTGAATTAATCCACGACGGTTTAAGTGTTGAAAAAGCCATTATTGAAGGTGCGTTGACGCGGCTACGCCCCGTATTAACAACTGCACTGGTGGCGTCCTTAGGCTTTGTTCCTATGGCGTTAAATACCGGTATAGGTTCAGAAGTACAGCGCCCTCTTGCTACGGTGGTTATTGGCGGAATTATTTCGTCAACGTTGCTAACGCTGTTTGTGTTACCGGTGCTTTATCGCTTAGTGCACAGAGATAAGCAACTACTCAACCACGCCTAG
- a CDS encoding M56 family metallopeptidase, protein MILGYLGLSLNILSIVFVSLCASLIFISMTLFFTPNSLNRFQANARISILWCIGILPWIISLFSVALLVLPELTSSSDTWLATVLHWHHIYQFEILSWHGASLCVFCVIFFSVCLAKLAKAMKANKQLNQLDFFIQNVNSEQSLTVIESEESRAFTSGLFSPRSYITSGLSDQLTTLEATVVAEHELAHARAHDPLRKYGFSLLAAFFPTFIAQQLNSDFSLALEQAADESVLSTVNDETVIAKTLLKVSKLSHKNIGTAMPTPNCHFSTHPLTLRIESLLNDNKGQSFPVLLVLSFSVMATLVSTLSVDLFHHALERLFSH, encoded by the coding sequence ATGATTTTGGGCTATTTGGGGCTGAGCCTGAATATATTGTCAATTGTTTTTGTCAGTCTCTGCGCGTCGCTGATCTTTATCAGCATGACCTTATTCTTCACCCCGAATTCACTAAACCGTTTTCAGGCTAATGCTAGGATCAGTATTTTATGGTGCATTGGCATTCTGCCCTGGATTATCAGTTTATTTAGTGTTGCGTTACTCGTGCTCCCTGAATTAACGTCGAGTAGCGACACATGGCTAGCCACTGTCCTACATTGGCACCACATTTACCAATTTGAAATTCTTAGCTGGCATGGCGCATCGTTATGTGTGTTTTGTGTTATTTTTTTTAGTGTGTGTTTAGCGAAGTTAGCCAAAGCCATGAAGGCCAACAAGCAACTAAATCAGCTCGATTTCTTTATACAAAACGTTAATTCTGAGCAGAGCCTGACGGTTATCGAATCAGAAGAATCTCGAGCGTTCACCTCGGGACTTTTTAGTCCTAGGTCATACATCACAAGTGGGCTTAGCGATCAGCTGACCACACTAGAAGCAACCGTTGTTGCAGAGCATGAGTTAGCACACGCGAGGGCGCACGATCCACTGAGGAAATATGGCTTTTCACTATTGGCGGCTTTTTTTCCGACGTTTATTGCACAACAACTGAATAGTGATTTTTCACTCGCCTTGGAGCAGGCCGCAGACGAATCTGTGTTGTCTACGGTTAACGATGAAACGGTAATAGCTAAAACCTTGCTCAAAGTTTCCAAGTTAAGCCATAAAAACATAGGCACAGCAATGCCGACGCCGAATTGCCATTTCTCTACTCATCCGCTGACTTTGCGCATTGAGTCTCTTCTTAACGATAACAAAGGTCAGTCATTTCCGGTCTTATTAGTTTTATCGTTTTCAGTAATGGCAACTCTAGTCAGCACCTTGTCTGTTGATCTATTTCATCATGCACTTGAACGGCTGTTTAGCCACTAA
- a CDS encoding DNA-binding protein: protein MARGGVNKALVSKARETLISRGENPSIDAIRVELGNTGSKSTIHRYLREIEEEASGRPDDEALLSQPIKELVGRLASTLKQEAQAVIDENHVRHQNQVQSLMTRTKELEDTLAADKKTLEEKESRLQNALAELAASKVAEEALKAKVTQASQTEEKLQALLAERQTQIESLEEKHCHNRESMEHYRTSVKDQRDQDQRKHEQHNQQLQAEIRTLNQTLSVKQTDITQLNKDNGRFAAELSATQKDTSILESEQRRLIARLESKAEEADSLKAQVSELKGQSAELDKLKILNEELQTWKAEASVSIGKLEAEVSFKTGMMNRLLEEKKLNVGDQLALEQGSPIIP, encoded by the coding sequence ATGGCAAGAGGCGGCGTTAACAAAGCATTAGTATCCAAAGCGCGCGAAACCCTAATCAGTCGAGGCGAAAACCCGTCCATTGATGCAATTCGCGTGGAGCTGGGCAACACCGGCTCCAAGTCAACCATCCATCGCTATCTACGCGAGATTGAAGAGGAGGCGTCGGGTCGACCGGATGACGAGGCGCTGCTCAGCCAGCCGATAAAAGAGCTTGTTGGCCGCCTGGCTTCCACACTAAAACAGGAAGCGCAAGCGGTTATAGACGAGAACCACGTCAGGCATCAGAATCAAGTGCAGTCGCTCATGACCCGCACTAAAGAGCTTGAGGACACGTTAGCCGCCGATAAAAAAACGCTTGAAGAAAAGGAGTCTCGCCTACAAAACGCGCTCGCTGAGTTAGCCGCGAGCAAGGTCGCCGAAGAAGCTTTAAAAGCAAAAGTAACCCAAGCCAGTCAAACGGAAGAAAAACTTCAGGCGCTACTAGCTGAAAGGCAGACCCAGATCGAGTCGTTGGAAGAAAAACATTGTCATAACCGAGAATCCATGGAGCATTATCGAACGTCGGTAAAAGATCAGCGCGATCAGGATCAACGGAAGCATGAGCAGCATAATCAGCAGCTTCAAGCTGAAATTCGGACACTCAATCAAACTCTTTCAGTTAAACAAACCGATATTACACAGTTAAATAAGGATAACGGACGCTTTGCGGCTGAACTCAGCGCTACGCAAAAAGATACTTCAATCCTAGAATCTGAACAGCGCAGATTAATAGCGCGATTGGAATCTAAAGCGGAGGAAGCAGATTCACTTAAAGCACAAGTATCTGAATTGAAAGGCCAATCAGCGGAACTCGACAAGCTTAAAATACTGAATGAAGAACTACAGACCTGGAAGGCAGAGGCATCAGTGTCTATAGGCAAGCTAGAAGCGGAAGTCTCATTTAAGACAGGTATGATGAATCGGTTACTAGAAGAGAAAAAGCTTAACGTTGGCGACCAATTAGCACTAGAGCAAGGGAGCCCCATAATACCTTAA
- a CDS encoding DUF6488 family protein produces the protein MKILSTALMVLTLLTSQSLFAHSDHAHGPISESAAQSLALDVATNLSSRDAGLGFGQLPKTWTSVPTKNVAITKKGPGYYIVSVLNESEKKTLYILMSDGGEVFDANFTGEFEGVK, from the coding sequence ATGAAAATTCTATCTACCGCTTTAATGGTACTGACATTACTTACATCTCAATCATTGTTCGCGCATAGCGACCACGCCCATGGCCCTATTTCAGAATCCGCTGCACAGTCGCTAGCGCTTGATGTTGCCACCAATTTATCCTCCCGTGATGCAGGACTCGGCTTCGGTCAGCTTCCCAAAACTTGGACATCGGTACCGACCAAGAATGTTGCCATTACTAAAAAAGGCCCAGGTTATTACATTGTCTCGGTTCTGAATGAAAGCGAAAAGAAGACACTCTACATTCTGATGTCCGACGGCGGTGAAGTATTTGACGCAAACTTTACCGGGGAATTTGAAGGGGTTAAGTAG
- a CDS encoding BlaI/MecI/CopY family transcriptional regulator produces MNLGELEKLVLQHIWDTGEVDAKQVFAHFEKSRGGTLNTIQSTLDRLFKKGLLSREKHGHAYLYKAAINRNAFIGQLINDIASDFGSTKDSPLLAAFSSLSSDLDNEQLDELERLIEEKRATSRTGGAK; encoded by the coding sequence ATGAACCTTGGCGAACTCGAAAAATTAGTGCTTCAGCACATCTGGGATACTGGCGAAGTGGATGCGAAGCAAGTATTCGCACATTTTGAGAAATCTCGCGGCGGTACGTTAAATACGATCCAAAGTACCCTAGATCGCCTGTTCAAAAAAGGTTTGTTAAGTCGAGAAAAGCATGGGCACGCTTACCTATACAAAGCCGCAATAAATCGCAACGCCTTTATAGGACAATTAATCAATGATATCGCCAGTGATTTTGGTTCGACAAAAGACAGTCCTTTGCTCGCCGCCTTCTCCTCTCTATCTTCAGATCTTGACAATGAACAACTGGATGAACTCGAGCGACTGATAGAAGAAAAGCGTGCGACTTCTCGGACTGGTGGCGCAAAATGA
- a CDS encoding HupE/UreJ family protein: MIRLLTMGLLCFISFNAISHGMSAEDQARILNAGYLEYMHLGATHMLSGYDHLLFLFGVMFFLTRFRDILKFITAFTVGHSITLVFATFWGITANYYLIDAVIALTVCYKAFDNLDGFKKYFQTSSPNLTWMVFIFGLIHGFGLSTRLQQLPLGDHSLVLKILSFNVGVEVGKIIALCVMLVILIAWRKTASFQRFSKAANIALMLAGGLLLLMQLHGYQHTAYPDDFPLNQDDHHHTHQDMQRESSPLSNYPKKFDLNQNSFPESVPEQQKEQPDEHSHDGEHYHSH; the protein is encoded by the coding sequence ATGATACGACTATTAACGATGGGTTTGCTGTGCTTCATCAGTTTCAATGCTATATCGCACGGCATGTCAGCTGAAGATCAGGCCAGAATATTAAATGCGGGATACTTGGAATATATGCACCTGGGCGCCACGCATATGTTGTCTGGCTACGACCACTTGTTGTTTTTATTTGGGGTGATGTTTTTCTTAACCCGCTTTCGCGATATTTTAAAGTTTATTACGGCGTTTACAGTCGGTCATTCGATTACTTTGGTATTTGCAACGTTTTGGGGAATAACCGCGAATTACTATTTGATTGATGCCGTTATTGCGTTGACCGTGTGTTACAAAGCGTTCGACAACTTGGACGGATTCAAAAAATACTTCCAAACGTCATCGCCCAATTTAACATGGATGGTGTTTATATTCGGTTTGATCCATGGTTTTGGTTTATCTACTCGATTGCAACAATTGCCTTTGGGTGATCACAGTCTGGTATTAAAAATCCTTTCATTTAATGTTGGTGTTGAAGTGGGGAAAATTATCGCCCTGTGTGTGATGCTGGTCATTTTAATTGCATGGCGAAAGACTGCGTCATTTCAACGCTTCAGCAAGGCTGCCAACATCGCGTTAATGCTGGCGGGCGGTTTATTATTGCTGATGCAATTACATGGCTATCAACACACGGCATACCCCGATGATTTTCCACTAAATCAGGATGACCACCACCACACTCACCAAGATATGCAGCGAGAATCCTCACCTTTATCAAACTACCCCAAGAAGTTTGACCTCAATCAGAACAGTTTCCCAGAGAGTGTTCCCGAACAGCAAAAAGAGCAGCCAGACGAGCATTCACATGATGGCGAACATTATCACTCCCATTAA
- a CDS encoding efflux RND transporter periplasmic adaptor subunit, giving the protein MINSLLRPFMPLRSFIIALITLAFLGYTSFSLAVETEVKEAEPEKGEHRGRLLKDGNFVLELAIFETGVPPEFRVWVMNDGQPVKPEDVSLVVTLTRLGNVVDTINFKPQADFLRGDMEIYEPHSFVVTIKADHQSKKHQWQYDNFEGRTRIEPAVAEAMEIQTEIAGEATLVETIESFGKLVPQPDAERKISARFEGEITKVHARLGQTVKAGDKLITINSNESLKSFTINSPINGVITSKAANPGEQSSSRTLMSIVDTSKLTAELSVFPTDRKRVAVGAEVTLHVNGQEAALTGRVNAIDAQLKANQASTVRVEIDNENNTLSAGQFITGDIEVARFSVPLAVKRIGLQAFRDFTVVYAKVGDEYEVRMLELGREVGEWVEVLGGLNTSTEYVTENSFIIKADIEKSGASHDH; this is encoded by the coding sequence ATGATTAACTCTCTTCTACGCCCTTTTATGCCTCTGCGCTCCTTTATAATTGCGCTTATTACTTTAGCTTTTCTTGGGTATACCTCTTTCAGCTTGGCCGTTGAAACAGAAGTTAAAGAAGCCGAACCTGAAAAAGGCGAGCACCGTGGTCGTTTGTTAAAAGATGGAAACTTTGTACTGGAACTCGCTATTTTTGAAACAGGTGTGCCGCCGGAATTTCGTGTGTGGGTTATGAATGATGGGCAGCCCGTCAAGCCGGAAGATGTTTCGCTGGTGGTAACGCTCACTCGCTTAGGTAACGTGGTTGATACGATCAACTTCAAACCACAAGCCGATTTTTTGCGCGGCGATATGGAAATTTATGAACCGCACTCGTTTGTAGTAACAATTAAAGCAGACCACCAAAGCAAGAAGCATCAATGGCAATACGATAACTTTGAAGGTCGAACACGTATTGAGCCCGCTGTAGCTGAGGCGATGGAGATACAAACCGAAATAGCCGGTGAAGCCACGCTGGTTGAAACCATCGAATCGTTCGGCAAGCTAGTCCCGCAACCCGACGCCGAGCGAAAAATTAGCGCGCGCTTTGAGGGTGAAATAACAAAAGTACATGCGCGCTTAGGGCAAACGGTAAAGGCTGGAGATAAGCTCATCACCATCAACAGCAATGAGAGCTTAAAAAGTTTCACCATTAACTCGCCCATTAATGGCGTCATCACCAGCAAAGCAGCCAATCCTGGCGAACAAAGTAGCAGTCGCACCTTGATGTCAATTGTTGATACTTCAAAGCTCACGGCGGAGCTATCGGTATTCCCAACTGATCGAAAACGCGTTGCTGTAGGCGCCGAAGTCACCCTGCATGTTAATGGACAAGAGGCTGCATTGACCGGGCGTGTGAACGCAATTGATGCGCAACTAAAGGCAAATCAAGCCAGTACCGTACGTGTAGAAATCGACAATGAAAATAATACGCTATCAGCGGGTCAATTTATTACCGGTGATATTGAAGTCGCGCGCTTTAGCGTACCACTAGCCGTTAAACGGATTGGCTTACAGGCCTTCAGAGACTTTACTGTGGTATACGCAAAAGTGGGTGACGAATATGAAGTGCGCATGCTAGAGCTTGGGCGTGAAGTGGGGGAATGGGTGGAGGTATTGGGGGGATTAAACACCAGCACCGAATACGTGACGGAAAACAGTTTTATTATCAAAGCCGATATTGAAAAGTCCGGCGCTTCTCACGACCACTAA